Proteins from one Fusobacterium sp. SYSU M8D902 genomic window:
- a CDS encoding toxin-antitoxin system YwqK family antitoxin has protein sequence MRKFNKTTIILYMIVGSLTFSRDSNRVETANKKVLKNNIIYIENEETPFTGKIIDKNIQEEYKDGIRNGLFKGVFLDDGEVYLYEGRYLEGIKHGVWKIMYADGEIRGNLEYSYDKPCGQWKYFYKNKILEGYENFEDGVLSGRIEYFDKSGNVNIDTSYYKGLLNGKFVKYHSKDRVDVIANFHYGKLNGTIKFFSKEGPLLLEGKYFQNKRVDFWKLFYNSGDIKTTINYKDGKKDGEMIIYDKAGMEMERVIYKDGKELGNEKDSSELHQNKRDKLINKFKTFSRELYYEKYNEILSKL, from the coding sequence ATGAGAAAATTTAATAAGACAACTATAATCTTATATATGATAGTGGGAAGTCTTACTTTTTCAAGAGATAGTAATAGAGTTGAGACAGCAAATAAAAAGGTATTGAAGAATAATATTATTTATATTGAAAATGAAGAGACTCCCTTTACAGGAAAAATAATTGATAAAAATATACAGGAAGAGTATAAAGATGGAATTAGAAATGGCTTGTTTAAGGGAGTGTTTTTAGATGATGGTGAAGTATACCTATATGAAGGAAGATATTTAGAGGGAATTAAACATGGTGTTTGGAAAATAATGTATGCAGATGGAGAAATTAGAGGGAACTTAGAGTATTCATATGATAAACCTTGTGGACAATGGAAATATTTTTATAAAAATAAAATTTTAGAAGGATATGAAAATTTTGAAGATGGAGTTTTATCAGGAAGGATTGAGTATTTTGACAAGAGTGGAAATGTAAATATTGACACCTCATATTATAAAGGATTATTAAATGGAAAGTTTGTAAAGTATCATTCAAAAGATAGGGTAGATGTAATAGCTAATTTTCACTATGGAAAATTAAATGGCACCATAAAGTTTTTTTCAAAAGAGGGACCCTTATTACTAGAAGGAAAATATTTTCAGAATAAGAGAGTAGATTTTTGGAAATTATTTTATAATAGTGGAGATATAAAAACTACGATAAACTATAAAGATGGGAAGAAAGATGGAGAGATGATCATCTATGATAAGGCTGGGATGGAGATGGAAAGGGTTATCTACAAAGATGGAAAAGAGCTGGGGAATGAAAAAGATAGCAGTGAGCTACATCAAAATAAGAGGGATAAACTGATAAATAAATTTAAAACATTTAGTAGAGAATTATATTATGAGAAATATAACGAGATCTTATCCAAATTGTAA